A section of the Larus michahellis chromosome 1, bLarMic1.1, whole genome shotgun sequence genome encodes:
- the OTC gene encoding ornithine transcarbamylase, mitochondrial, translating to MLFNMRNVFSIAKLTGTSKQLLRQFWYGPPAQMNVHLKGRDLLTLQNYKADELKYLLWMASDLKQRIKHKGEYLPLMQGKSLAMIFEKRSTRTRLSAETGFALLGGHPSFLTTQDIHLGTNENLTDTVRVLSSMTNAILARVYKHNDLDLMTKEATIPIINGLSDLYHPLQILADYLTLQEHYGGLNGLTVTWIGDGNNVLHSIMTSAAKLGMHLRIATPRGFEPDLRITKITEQYSKEYGTKLLFTTDPLEAADGANVLVTDTWISMGQEEEKKERLKAFQGYQITMQTAKSAASNWSFLHCLPRKPEEVDDEVFYSPRSLVFQEAENRKWTIMAVMVSLLTDYSPQLQKPTF from the exons ATGCTGTTTAACATGAGGAATGTCTTCAGTATTGCAAAACTAACCGGGACCAGCAAGCAGCTGCTGCGACAGTTTTG GTATGGGCCACCAGCTCAAATGAATGTTCATCTGAAAGGTCGTGACCTCCTTACTCTACAGAACTACAAAGCAGATGAGCTGAAGTATTTGCTGTGGATGGCCTCAGATTTGAAACAAAGGATAAAGCACAAAGGAGAG TATTTGCCTTTGATGCAAGGAAAATCCTTGGCCATGATTTTTGAGAAGAGGAGCACAAGAACAAGATTATCTGCAGAAACAG GATTTGCTCTCCTTGGAGGACACCCTTCCTTCCTTACAACACAAGACATACATCTGGGCACTAATGAGAATCTCACAGACACAGTAAG GGTGCTGTCCAGCATGACAAATGCAATCTTGGCTCGAGTTTACAAGCATAACGATCTGGACCTAATGACGAAGGAAGCCACGATACCAATAATCAATGGATTGTCCGATTTATACCATCCTCTCCAGATTTTAGCTGATTATCTAACTCTTCAG GAGCACTATGGTGGGCTGAATGGGCTTACTGTCACCTGGATTGGGGATGGAAACAATGTCCTCCACTCCATCATGACGAGCGCTGCAAAGCTGGGAATGCATCTGCGTATTGCGACTCCCAGG GGCTTTGAACCAGACCTCAGAATAACTAAAATAACAGAACAGTACTCCAAAGAG TATGGTACCAAGTTACTTTTCACAACAGATCCTTTGGAAGCTGCAGACGGTGCCAATGTCTTAGTTACAGATACATGGATAAGTAtgggacaagaagaggaaaagaaagaaagactaaAGGCATTTCAAGGCTATCAGATTACAATGCAG ACTGCAAAATCTGCTGCTTCCAACTGGAGTTTTTTACATTGTCTACCCAGAAAACCTGAAGAAGTTGATGATGAAGTGTTTTATTCTCCACGGTCATTGGTTTTCCAGgaggctgaaaacagaaaatggacaattatg GCTGTCATGGTTTCCCTGCTGACAGATTACTCACCACAGCTACAAAAGCCTACATTTTGA